From a single ANME-2 cluster archaeon genomic region:
- a CDS encoding DUF4430 domain-containing protein, which translates to MNIRIIEVLLAAMICITMLAPAMAQPLPFVITGHVSDSDGNPCNGTWVQITNTNTSASWDAENDSASNYYKLVLDSDTMSAGNVLLFETSSCSETKMVEHTVTQSELEDGGINGFDIVLDAQQEIIWQGDVTLINGTTFDVKANSSVSYVINRTTALGALDAAAEDGIFNYTVNDDWYASWDSLFVDSIADIASEGYNGWMYWVNYPEDPMPGIGADQFVLEDGDVVTWYWSSSMDMTPANSTMLVEINVAIEEPQEIIWQGDVTLINGTTFDVTANSSVSYVINRTTALGALDAAAEDGIFNYTVNDDWYASWDSLFVDSIADIASEGYNGWMYWVXXLHSER; encoded by the coding sequence ATGAATATAAGAATAATCGAAGTATTGCTTGCAGCAATGATATGCATAACAATGTTAGCGCCCGCAATGGCACAGCCATTACCGTTTGTGATCACCGGGCATGTATCAGACTCAGACGGGAACCCGTGCAACGGCACATGGGTTCAGATAACAAATACGAACACAAGCGCAAGCTGGGATGCCGAAAACGATTCGGCATCGAACTACTATAAGCTCGTGCTCGACAGTGACACCATGAGTGCTGGCAACGTACTGCTGTTCGAAACATCAAGTTGTTCAGAGACAAAGATGGTGGAGCATACTGTAACACAATCCGAACTGGAAGATGGAGGTATAAATGGTTTCGACATCGTGTTAGATGCGCAACAAGAGATCATCTGGCAAGGCGATGTAACATTGATCAATGGAACCACGTTTGATGTAAAGGCCAACAGCAGTGTCAGTTACGTCATTAATCGAACTACGGCTCTTGGTGCACTTGATGCAGCTGCCGAAGATGGCATTTTTAATTACACAGTGAACGATGATTGGTATGCAAGTTGGGATTCTCTGTTTGTTGATTCTATTGCAGACATAGCAAGCGAAGGCTATAATGGTTGGATGTACTGGGTGAACTATCCGGAAGATCCGATGCCTGGGATTGGTGCAGACCAATTCGTGCTTGAGGATGGAGATGTTGTTACATGGTACTGGAGCAGCAGTATGGATATGACACCAGCAAATTCAACAATGCTTGTGGAGATCAATGTTGCTATAGAAGAGCCACAAGAGATCATCTGGCAAGGCGATGTAACATTGATCAATGGAACCACGTTTGATGTAACGGCCAACAGCAGTGTCAGTTACGTCATTAATCGAACTACGGCTCTTGGTGCACTTGATGCAGCTGCCGAAGATGGCATTTTTAACTACACAGTGAACGATGATTGGTATGCAAGTTGGGATTCTCTGTTTGTTGATTCTATTGCAGACATAGCAAGCGAAGGCTATAATGGTTGGATGTACTGGGTNNNNNNNCTACACAGTGAACGATGA
- a CDS encoding PQQ-binding-like beta-propeller repeat protein, with amino-acid sequence MKIKEDLKDAIVIAILVAMVGMTTIASASDWEQFQKNEINSGYTADSAPVSDPELTWSKHTSGTGMGGIDVTPIIVDGAVYMLDYQGVLWSFDATTGTENWQSYLTEGPGTFELSTPAYNNGIIYAAVSSGSEGQGTGRVCAVYANNGSIRECKYYGLKNYQLNTPITYADEKIYLGNSKYGTKDNSTYYCIDASDVTNEIWSRTAPYVTGYYWAGAAIVGDYIIYGDDNGNLTCLNKDTGVFVDSLDVTDEKIKSSIVFNELYNRIYFTSKGGYAFALGFNSQTGHFIPDDHWNTSIGYSTSTPAVYDGRLYVGCGSFGSTGKVYCLSESDGSVVWSTPNLGGVQSSPALSVVNGRKFIYFTINDYNGSAYCLEDTDSTYTTQWVWNPPEPDNQYIMQGMAISDGYVYFGTDYGRVYALKEGQEQFEMPIYKNNNDPKNLFSIPLNSSNTTLAEVIGDDVVDGDTVYKYVNGVGYKSASYYGGTWWGASDVESIEPEVGYEYRRSGDTFNITNVGQLLSSVNTTIYGEASTGDPKNLIGYASLEETSLSSAFNGHPVDGDTVYRYVNGIGYKSTSYYGGTWWGASDVEPIEPGVGYEYRRVGATFYWKYNP; translated from the coding sequence ATGAAAATAAAGGAGGATTTGAAAGATGCAATTGTCATAGCAATTCTAGTTGCGATGGTTGGTATGACCACGATTGCATCTGCATCGGACTGGGAGCAGTTCCAGAAGAATGAGATTAATAGCGGCTACACGGCTGACAGCGCACCTGTCAGCGACCCGGAACTCACGTGGAGCAAACATACGAGCGGTACGGGAATGGGCGGCATTGATGTCACTCCGATCATTGTGGACGGAGCAGTATATATGCTTGACTACCAGGGAGTTCTCTGGTCTTTCGATGCAACAACAGGGACAGAGAACTGGCAATCATATCTTACCGAGGGACCCGGGACTTTCGAGCTTTCAACTCCCGCATATAATAATGGTATTATATATGCAGCCGTAAGCAGTGGCAGTGAAGGCCAGGGAACTGGAAGGGTCTGTGCAGTATACGCAAACAACGGAAGCATCCGCGAATGCAAATATTATGGATTAAAAAATTACCAGCTCAATACACCAATTACATATGCCGATGAAAAGATCTATCTCGGCAACAGTAAGTATGGAACAAAGGACAACAGTACGTACTACTGCATTGATGCATCGGATGTGACCAATGAGATATGGAGCAGGACTGCGCCTTATGTCACGGGCTATTACTGGGCAGGCGCTGCGATTGTCGGCGACTACATAATCTATGGAGATGACAATGGGAATCTAACGTGCCTGAATAAGGACACGGGAGTATTTGTTGATAGCCTTGATGTCACTGATGAGAAAATTAAGTCATCTATCGTGTTTAATGAGTTATACAATCGCATATACTTCACATCGAAGGGAGGATACGCATTTGCCCTCGGTTTTAATTCGCAGACCGGTCATTTTATTCCAGACGACCACTGGAATACCTCAATAGGCTACAGTACGTCTACGCCTGCTGTCTACGATGGGCGGTTATATGTCGGTTGTGGTTCTTTCGGTTCGACAGGCAAGGTCTACTGTCTGAGTGAATCTGATGGTTCGGTGGTCTGGTCTACGCCGAATCTCGGTGGTGTGCAGTCATCACCAGCCCTTTCGGTTGTGAACGGACGGAAGTTCATATACTTTACGATAAACGATTATAATGGCTCTGCCTATTGCTTAGAAGATACAGACAGCACATACACCACGCAATGGGTATGGAACCCACCAGAACCAGACAACCAGTACATCATGCAGGGTATGGCGATATCTGATGGATACGTATACTTTGGGACGGATTATGGCAGAGTCTATGCGCTAAAGGAAGGACAGGAACAGTTTGAGATGCCGATATACAAGAACAACAACGACCCAAAGAACCTGTTTTCGATACCGCTTAACTCAAGTAATACAACGCTTGCAGAGGTTATCGGTGACGATGTGGTGGACGGTGACACGGTATACAAATATGTGAACGGCGTTGGATACAAGTCTGCCTCATACTATGGTGGTACCTGGTGGGGTGCGAGCGATGTTGAGTCGATCGAACCTGAAGTAGGGTACGAGTATCGCAGAAGTGGTGATACATTTAACATCACTAATGTGGGGCAGCTTTTGTCAAGTGTGAATACAACGATATATGGAGAAGCATCCACGGGTGATCCTAAGAACCTCATTGGATACGCATCGCTTGAAGAGACGAGTCTTTCTTCAGCGTTCAATGGACATCCAGTTGATGGCGATACGGTATACAGATATGTAAATGGCATTGGATACAAGTCTACTTCATACTATGGTGGTACATGGTGGGGTGCGAGCGATGTTGAGCCGATCGAACCAGGTGTGGGCTATGAATACAGACGAGTTGGTGCAACATTCTACTGGAAATACAATCCATAA
- a CDS encoding sugar phosphate isomerase/epimerase produces MIGISSYAFHELPLSAALENIESISKCAEIYSEGMHDIFRHAQTPLSYDLKYSVHAPTTDLNISSIREPIRRASLELVRQAVDMCTRIDAEMLVVHPGYFSYSYDLPAARAALNRSIREFADISGDTGVQICIENMPNWECFLFRQPDIDLDGTGLVLDTGHANTTGTLNEFIKHDIAHFHLHDNHGEKDEHMWIGGGNIDFSSLQEVLKKSRGIKVLEHRNGEYIKKSMAALKKMGIK; encoded by the coding sequence ATGATCGGTATATCCTCCTATGCGTTCCACGAACTGCCGCTGTCTGCGGCACTTGAAAATATTGAAAGCATCTCAAAGTGCGCGGAGATATACTCAGAGGGTATGCACGACATTTTCCGTCATGCTCAGACACCTCTTTCGTATGACCTTAAGTACTCGGTCCATGCTCCCACCACTGACCTGAACATCAGCAGTATCAGGGAGCCGATCCGTCGGGCGAGTCTGGAACTGGTACGCCAGGCAGTAGATATGTGCACCAGGATAGATGCTGAGATGCTGGTCGTCCATCCCGGTTACTTTTCCTATTCATATGATCTGCCTGCGGCAAGGGCGGCCCTTAACCGTTCCATTCGCGAGTTTGCAGACATTTCCGGTGATACCGGAGTGCAGATATGTATTGAGAATATGCCAAACTGGGAGTGCTTCCTTTTCAGGCAGCCGGATATCGATCTTGATGGAACCGGTCTTGTACTGGATACAGGTCATGCCAATACCACCGGAACCCTCAATGAGTTTATAAAACACGATATAGCGCATTTCCATTTGCATGACAATCACGGTGAGAAGGACGAACATATGTGGATAGGCGGCGGGAATATTGATTTTTCCAGCTTACAAGAAGTGTTGAAGAAAAGCAGAGGTATAAAAGTGCTGGAACACAGGAACGGCGAATATATCAAGAAAAGCATGGCAGCACTGAAAAAAATGGGAATAAAGTGA
- a CDS encoding DUF2124 domain-containing protein codes for MKEINVSKGIGGLLNIFKDISKDSGRITFIGTPGFCTPFAELLSFVIRGSEKKLVFIPNTSVDRARSIISTPEGMQLGEPADPAADMVVLLGGLAIPKMNTDVNEIKKVIDDITNPDNRTIIGVFFMSIFQETGWTDVIDFDYLLDSHMKNTTLKK; via the coding sequence ATTAAAGAAATAAATGTTTCAAAAGGTATAGGCGGTCTACTTAACATATTTAAGGATATTTCTAAAGATTCAGGCAGAATTACATTCATTGGTACACCAGGATTTTGTACTCCTTTTGCCGAACTGCTCTCCTTTGTGATCCGTGGTTCAGAAAAAAAACTGGTCTTCATACCCAATACTTCAGTGGATAGAGCAAGATCCATCATATCCACACCCGAAGGCATGCAGTTGGGTGAGCCAGCCGACCCGGCAGCTGATATGGTGGTCCTGCTTGGCGGGCTTGCAATCCCAAAGATGAACACTGATGTAAATGAAATTAAAAAAGTCATTGACGATATTACCAACCCGGATAACCGGACGATCATCGGTGTATTTTTCATGAGCATCTTCCAGGAAACAGGATGGACAGATGTTATTGACTTTGATTATCTCCTTGATTCACACATGAAGAACACAACACTGAAAAAATAA
- a CDS encoding elongation factor Tu — MVSIAVIGGEGSGRSSLASRLGKKGNTSDITMYDFAKGDQILTIIDPSGYPASPKPLTTALGMSEIVLLCIPPAGMDAAAGECVIAVDQLGLKYGIVVQTMSDRSNPYELEENANNIHSFLQGMTARDWDIIPVSTTTFEGMEQLKEAINELDREITVHNLKMADKSPRVVVDHYFNVKGIGSVILGRVIQGTVHKHDKLTIYPINQVIEIRNIQMQDVDKESAGPGSRVGLSLKGVQAKDVDRGNIISSDETTAKDIELECNVSKFSSGLGVGSTLHMYVNLQSTPVKITGIIIDGQDVGEARAGNTCKLSLSIGEEVSFCNGDMFLLTDLNQPKQRFIAGCKYNI; from the coding sequence ATGGTATCAATAGCAGTTATCGGTGGAGAAGGATCAGGCAGGAGTTCGCTGGCATCCAGGCTGGGTAAGAAAGGCAATACTTCAGACATTACTATGTATGACTTTGCCAAAGGTGACCAGATACTTACTATTATCGACCCGTCAGGTTATCCCGCTTCCCCGAAACCACTTACAACAGCACTTGGAATGTCTGAGATAGTACTGTTATGTATCCCCCCTGCAGGAATGGATGCGGCAGCCGGGGAGTGTGTTATAGCTGTTGACCAGCTGGGCCTGAAATACGGCATAGTCGTCCAAACCATGTCTGACAGGTCGAACCCATATGAACTGGAAGAGAATGCAAATAACATTCATTCATTCTTACAGGGTATGACTGCCAGGGACTGGGATATAATACCTGTATCTACTACAACCTTTGAAGGGATGGAGCAATTAAAAGAAGCGATAAATGAGCTTGACAGGGAGATTACTGTCCATAACCTCAAAATGGCAGACAAATCCCCAAGGGTAGTCGTGGATCATTACTTTAACGTCAAAGGTATAGGTTCGGTCATACTGGGAAGAGTGATCCAGGGAACTGTGCATAAACACGATAAACTGACCATCTACCCGATCAACCAGGTAATAGAGATACGCAATATCCAGATGCAGGATGTGGATAAGGAATCTGCAGGTCCTGGTTCCAGGGTGGGACTTTCCTTAAAGGGTGTGCAGGCAAAAGATGTAGACCGGGGCAATATTATCTCATCTGACGAGACGACGGCAAAGGATATTGAACTTGAATGCAATGTCTCAAAGTTCAGTTCCGGACTGGGCGTAGGTAGTACACTGCACATGTATGTTAACCTCCAGTCCACACCAGTAAAAATAACAGGTATCATCATTGACGGCCAGGATGTGGGCGAAGCCCGGGCAGGCAATACATGCAAGTTATCACTTTCTATAGGCGAGGAAGTTTCATTTTGCAACGGTGATATGTTCTTGCTTACCGACCTGAACCAGCCAAAGCAGCGGTTTATTGCCGGATGTAAATACAATATCTGA
- a CDS encoding bifunctional fructose-bisphosphatase/inositol-phosphate phosphatase — protein MDEIATLCNDVSLAVADSIKDLVGTQKGGEVVGMGADGTPSKFIDIVAEDAALEILASSGIDMKIVTEEKGHLTFGDAPEFTVVLDPLDGTYNATRDVPFYSVSIAIGDANLTDIRYAEVYNLANGTDFTAAKNKGAFYNNNKIHVSQAAKLDEFTVASYGYKDKSDVFKRLGRHVRRLRSFGSAALELSFVASGRLDAFIDLRSRLRIMDVAAGILIVKEAGGIVTDGHGQAPSGELNVTNRVNIVASNGVLHPVLEKTAVVL, from the coding sequence TTGGATGAAATAGCAACATTGTGTAATGATGTTTCACTGGCAGTAGCCGATTCAATAAAAGACCTTGTAGGCACCCAAAAAGGCGGTGAAGTGGTGGGAATGGGAGCTGACGGTACGCCTTCCAAGTTTATCGATATAGTGGCCGAGGATGCAGCACTGGAGATACTGGCATCCTCGGGCATTGATATGAAGATCGTTACTGAAGAAAAGGGTCATCTCACTTTCGGGGATGCTCCCGAGTTCACTGTGGTGCTTGACCCGCTGGATGGTACATATAATGCAACCCGTGATGTTCCATTCTATTCAGTTTCTATAGCCATAGGTGATGCCAACCTGACAGATATCAGGTATGCTGAAGTATATAACCTGGCTAATGGTACGGATTTTACTGCCGCTAAGAACAAGGGTGCTTTTTACAATAACAATAAGATACATGTTTCCCAAGCTGCTAAACTTGATGAGTTTACTGTGGCATCTTATGGATACAAGGATAAAAGTGATGTATTCAAGCGCCTGGGCAGGCATGTACGGCGTCTTCGCTCTTTTGGAAGTGCCGCCCTTGAGTTAAGCTTTGTAGCATCAGGCAGGCTGGATGCATTTATAGACCTTCGCAGCAGATTAAGGATCATGGATGTGGCGGCCGGGATACTTATTGTCAAGGAGGCAGGGGGTATCGTGACCGACGGGCATGGGCAGGCGCCCAGTGGTGAACTGAACGTTACCAACAGGGTAAATATTGTGGCTTCTAATGGTGTGCTCCATCCTGTTCTTGAAAAAACGGCTGTTGTTCTTTAG